The DNA segment GCCTCGTCCGCGTTCCCGGCCACGATCACGGCGGCAACCGGACCGAACGTCTCCTCGCGGAAGGCGGGCATCCGCGCCGTCACACCGGAGAGGATCGTCGGCTCGTAGAAATAGCCGCGACCGGCGCGGCGCTTGCCGCCCGTCACCACGCCGGCGCCCTGCGCGATCGAGTCGCGCACCTGGCGGTCCAGGTCGTCGCGCAGGTCGTCGCGGGCCATGGGGCCAACCTGGCTACCTCGGTCGAGCGGGTCGCCCACGGCCAGCCGCTCGACCTCGGCCTTGAAGCGCTCGAGGAAGGGCGCGGCCACCGCCTCTTCCACGATGAAGCGCTTGGCGGCGATGCAAGACTGGCCGGTGTTCTGGAAGCGGGCGCGGGCCGCCGTGGCCGCGGCGCCGTCCAGGTCCGCGTCGGCCAGCACGATGAACGGGTCGGAGCCGCCCAGCTCCAGCACCGTCTTCTTCAGATGGTGACCGGCGGCGGCCGCGACCTTCGTGCCCGTCTCGTCGCTGCCGGTGAGCGTGACGGCGCGCACCCGCTTGTCGGCGATCACCGCTTCGACCGCCGAGCCGGGGATCAGCAGCGTGCGGAAGCAGCCCTGCGGCAGCCCGGCGTCGCGGAAGACCTCCTCGATGGCGAGGGCGCACTGCGGCACGTTGGAGGCGTGCTTCAGCAGCGCCGTGTTGCCCGCCATCAGCGCCGGCGCGGCGAAGCGGAACACCTGCCAGAAGGGGAAGTTCCAGGGCATCACCGCCAGCACCGGCCCAATCGGTTCGAACTCGACGTAGCTCTCGGTCGCGTTCGTGCCAACCGGCTCCTCGGCCAGCAGCCGCTCGGCGTGATCGGCGTAGAACTCGCAG comes from the Dehalococcoidia bacterium genome and includes:
- a CDS encoding NAD-dependent succinate-semialdehyde dehydrogenase yields the protein TAPYEQRATLVLKIAETLRAQKERLAKIITLEMGKPIAEAEAEVEKCAWNCEFYADHAERLLAEEPVGTNATESYVEFEPIGPVLAVMPWNFPFWQVFRFAAPALMAGNTALLKHASNVPQCALAIEEVFRDAGLPQGCFRTLLIPGSAVEAVIADKRVRAVTLTGSDETGTKVAAAAGHHLKKTVLELGGSDPFIVLADADLDGAAATAARARFQNTGQSCIAAKRFIVEEAVAAPFLERFKAEVERLAVGDPLDRGSQVGPMARDDLRDDLDRQVRDSIAQGAGVVTGGKRRAGRGYFYEPTILSGVTARMPAFREETFGPVAAVIVAGNADEAIALANDSEFGLGAALWTRDLARARQLARRIESGSVFINGMVASDPRLPFGGVKRSGYGRELSSFGIREFVNIQSVWIGPATQAAAPQQQAKAAVE